The Rhipicephalus sanguineus isolate Rsan-2018 chromosome 7, BIME_Rsan_1.4, whole genome shotgun sequence genome includes a window with the following:
- the LOC119400600 gene encoding cuticle protein 64, whose amino-acid sequence MNSLTVVAFFGLVAAACAGFVGGYGGYGHGYGYGHGLGYGHAVAVAPVAAVHKTVVAPSYSAGAHYGSVHAVGHGYGHGYGYGGYGHGYGLGYGHGLGYGHGLGYGVALKGVAVGVGYGHGYGHGYGYHG is encoded by the exons ATGAACAGCCTC ACCGTTGTCGCCTTCTTCGGCCTTGTGGCCGCCGCCTGCGCCGGCTTCGTCGGCGGCTATGGCGGATACGGCCATGGCTATGGCTATGGACACGGCCTTGGATATGGCCACGCTGTTGCTGTCGCACCAGTTGCCGCTGTCCACAAGACCGTTGTTGCTCCCAGCTACAGCGCCGGAGCTCACTACGGCTCCGTTCACGCTGTGGGCCACGGCTATGGACATGGTTACGGCTATGGCGGCTACGGTCACGGATACGGCCTGGGATACGGCCACGGTCTCGGATACGGCCACGGCCTCGGATACGGTGTGGCTCTCAAGGGTGTTGCCGTCGGTGTTGGCTATGGTCATGGATATGGCCACGGCTACGGATATCATGGTTAA